GGTCTTGTTTGTGGTCTGACAAGGTGGTGATAAGTAGACCTGATTATTATAATACATAGCATGTTGTATGTCAACAACCAACAACAACTGGCATAACGCAACATATGTCCTGCTGTAGAAATTCATTCCAGCCTTGTCATTAATCATATTTCATTATGTGCTTGCTCAGATTACGTGTGCTTCTGTCATAGCATGCATGAACTGAATCCTGACACCTGTAATACTCATAAATAATGAACCGATATCGTACATCCCACTTGTGCCCAGCACTTTAGGGATGGCAGCACAATACAGGCCTATACAAATACTTCTTAATGCTATTATTTTTCTCATAAAAGTGGGCTTGGCCATTTGTCTACAAATTTCATACAATTTATGTGGTCTGACTTCTGGTTTAATCtgcttccagctatttttagctatttcagtatatttgagtatgttatttatgttatttagcatttgtatgtatgtttgtgagtgtgtgtttctgtctgtacCTGTGTATATTTACAAGTTTGTGTCACATTAAATAAAGAGGTGCTGAAACAGGGTCAAAGATATTAATTTCAAAACCACAGGGTACTATAACTATTTTCTCATGCTCTCATTCATTTGTTATTTACATCAACAGCGAAAGATCGTTATCATAATGGGTCTAAATGGAGGTCCTacacaaaaagaaaatacaaagacTCAGTGGAGGAAGTAGCCTACATATTTTTGTGATCTCTATCGCaggcagtgttgggagtaacggcgtttaataacggcgttactaacggagtttaattttcagtaacggagtaatctaatgaattacttttcccatcgttgcaacgccgttatctttactgagaattTAAAGTGTCGCGTTagttactacaatttggttgaataaacaagttactaactcaattacattttgggagaagtaatttgtaactgtaactaattactttttcaagtaagatgaccaacactgatCGCAGGATAGTTTACTACTAAACCTTCATACAGAACAGAATTATTTAGTTATTGGTACTATATGACTATTGTAAACGAAACAGATTAACACATACAGTATCTTAAAAAATGAACTGATTACGGCCTGAGCTACAGTGTTACTTGCTCTACAGCAAAAGAAGACCCAAAATAGTGAATGTCAAGTAGATAACCCCTGACATAACTTTGAAAAGTCAACGCAATCTCATGGCATTTTGGttactattttaaaaatgttgcaaATCTGTGGTTAATTTAGGTTTTCTGTGGCCTAAGGTTTAGCGGTGGACATTCATGTTTATTAATTTTCTAAAGATTGTATGTTTCCACACATATCACATTgtacaaatgaataaaatcacCACTtcgtaaaatatttacattttctcaTGAGCTCAAGAGACATGAGGCAAACATAAACTTACAGGTAATAGATACAGATCTCTGGTTCTCAAATGGTGTTGCTTTATGACTCAGAATTTACACTGAGCTTCTAAATGTCAGCCATAGATGTTTAATTAGTAATATTTGAGTTTTTCAAGTGCATGTCTTTACTAGCAACACCTCCAGCCATGACATACAACTGATGCTATACCACACGTGTACATTTCAAATACCAGCAAACTGAAAATTTAATTCTAATATTGTCAAGTGTGCCAAAAGTTAGGCTAATGCATTCAGTTTACGAACGCATGTAAAGTTAGCAAGTCCAAACGTGCCATATCACTGTTTGGTGAAGGTGGTGCTTGGTAACATGATGCTCAATGAGAAAATAGGTCTATTCAATGATAGAAGCTGGTCTATATGCCTATCTGGTTACCACAAACGGTTTCTGGGAGACCTCGCAGTGTTGTAACCACTGACAACAGATTAAACATCTCTAATCCAATCAAAAACAGAAGCGACATGAGCGCGCGAGCACCTCAACCAATCAAACGCGGGCAGAGAATGATTGACGTTTCGTTCATCCACCCGTGTTTAAATGCGAAGGCTGGCGTTATTTATAACTGAAAACCGTTCACCTTGCTCACGCAGTGTCGACGCGCGGTGGAAGACAGATCAATACAGCTGGTTTTGAACAAAAAAGTGCTTTTTCCTTAACGATTCAACATGAGGGAAATTGTTCACCTGCAAGCTGGTCAATGTGGAAACCAAATCGGTGCTAAAGTGAGTAAAGTAACGTTATTGATTACGATATTATCCACACAAAAAAGTCCGGTCGCGAGGGGCATAGTTTAAAGTATATGTTGTGTAACGttagttattttatttctattaccAATTATAGTTGACTAGTTATATTTTTGTGCTATTTCTTGATCACAACTTTTAACATTAATCCCCTGTAAACTTTCGTTTGTGGTTTGTAGTTGCCATGACAACAGTGCTAAAGAGGACGTTATTTGACGTGATGTTACTTAAGTGAAAAGTTTTTACGTCAATATCGACAAATTTTCCTCTGTACGATCAGTTTTGGGAGGTGATTAGTGATGAGCACGGAATCGACCCGACGGGGACTTACCACGGCGACAGTGATCTGCAGCTGGAGCGGATTAATGTGTACTACAACGAAGCCACTGGTCAGTTTGCATTCGCagcataataaaacacaaatacctGGCAAGGAAggctatttatttcttttcttttttttagatgtttaaaTGTGCTCTTTTCTATAACAGGTGGAAAGTATGTACCTCGTGCTGTTCTTGTCGACCTGGAGCCTGGCACCATGGATTCAGTGAGATCTGGACCATTTGGGCAGATCTTCCGTCCAGATAACTTTGTCTTTGGTAAGTCTGGTTTCGTGTCATTTAATTAGAGGTTAAATTCTAGAGCAAAATGAGCCAGGTATGATCTGTATTTCTTCAATCGTAGGACAGAGCGGTGCAGGAAACAACTGGGCCAAGGGTCACTACACAGAAGGGGCTGAGCTTGTGGATTCAGTTCTCGATGTAGTCCGTAAGGAAGCAGAAAGCTGTGATTGCCTGCAAGGCTTCCAGCTCACCCACTCCCTTGGAGGTGGCACCGGGTCAGGCATGGGCACACTCCTCATCAGCAAAATCCGTGAGGAGTACCCAGATCGCATCATGAACACCTTTAGCGTGGTGCCCTCACCCAAAGTCTCAGACACTGTTGTGGAGCCTTACAACGCCACGCTGTCCATCCATCAACTGGTGGAGAACACAGATGAAACCTATTGCATCGACAACGAGGCACTGTATGACATTTGCTTCCGTACGCTCAAACTCACTACACCAACCTATGGAGACCTTAACCACCTCGTGTCTGCCACAATGAGCGGGGTCACCACCTGTCTGCGCTTCCCCGGCCAGCTCAACGCTGATCTCCGCAAACTGGCCGTCAACATGGTGCCTTTCCCCCGTCTGCATTTCTTCATGCCTGGCTTCGCCCCTCTCACCAGCAGGGGGAGTCAGCAATACCGGGCTCTTACGGTgcccgagctcacccagcagatgtTTGATGCCAAGAACATGATGGCTGCTTGTGACCCCCGCCACGGCCGTTATCTCACCGTGGCCGCTATTTTCCGAGGCCGCATGTCCATGAAGGAAGTGGATGAGCAGATGTTGAATGTCCAGAACAAGAACAGCAGCTATTTTGTGGAGTGGATCCCTAACAACGTCAAGACCGCTGTGTGTGACATCCCGCCTCGAGGTCTCAAAATGGCAGCCACTTTCATTGGCAACAGCACTGCCATCCAGGAGCTGTTCAAGCGCATCTCTGAGCAGTTCACTGCTATGTTTAGGCGCAAGGCTTTCTTGCATTGGTACACAGGTGAGGGGATGGATGAGATGGAGTTCACAGAGGCCGAGAGCAACATGAATGACTTGGTGTCAGAGTACCAGCAGTACCAAGATGCCACTGCGGAAGAGGAGGGAGAATTCGAAGAAGAGGGAGAAGAGGAGCTTGCATAAAGAGTTGAATGCTCAAGTTCTTGTTCACTGCTGTTCTATTCAGTTTCTAATCGGTTTGACCTTTTGTTCTGTTCTTTCTTTCATGAGTAGCTAAAAGGTATAAATGTACACAAATGTCTATTAAAGCTCTACATCTTCTAGCAGTCTGTTGGGTCTAGTCTTTGGCCTTTTTCCTTGCACATGTATTAATGTGGATTATAGATGAAACTCTGTACAACTTTACATTActaatgttttattataaaaaattttgtATAACAACATAGAAAATCAAAGTAAGATTAGTGGCTTCTTTcaataacaacaaacaaaaaacatcccATTTTAAAACTTAAGTCAA
Above is a window of Carassius carassius chromosome 4, fCarCar2.1, whole genome shotgun sequence DNA encoding:
- the LOC132139635 gene encoding tubulin beta-4B chain-like, whose product is MREIVHLQAGQCGNQIGAKFWEVISDEHGIDPTGTYHGDSDLQLERINVYYNEATGGKYVPRAVLVDLEPGTMDSVRSGPFGQIFRPDNFVFGQSGAGNNWAKGHYTEGAELVDSVLDVVRKEAESCDCLQGFQLTHSLGGGTGSGMGTLLISKIREEYPDRIMNTFSVVPSPKVSDTVVEPYNATLSIHQLVENTDETYCIDNEALYDICFRTLKLTTPTYGDLNHLVSATMSGVTTCLRFPGQLNADLRKLAVNMVPFPRLHFFMPGFAPLTSRGSQQYRALTVPELTQQMFDAKNMMAACDPRHGRYLTVAAIFRGRMSMKEVDEQMLNVQNKNSSYFVEWIPNNVKTAVCDIPPRGLKMAATFIGNSTAIQELFKRISEQFTAMFRRKAFLHWYTGEGMDEMEFTEAESNMNDLVSEYQQYQDATAEEEGEFEEEGEEELA